A genomic segment from Polyangium mundeleinium encodes:
- the hemL gene encoding glutamate-1-semialdehyde 2,1-aminomutase translates to MSDTISQALFERARAVIPGGVNSPVRAFRAVGGNPVFIARAKGARVFGEDGSEYVDYVGSWGPALLGHAHPDVIRAVQEAAEGGLSFGAPTSREVRFAEAVRALYPGIEKLRCVSSGTEATMSAIRVARGFTRRDVIVKFEGCYHGHADHLLVKAGSGLATFGVPDSGGVPEGTAKTTLTLAFNDIPALEALFAARGGEIAAVIVEPVVGNMGCVPPEPGFLEAIIALCRKHGALSIFDEVMTGCRLARGGAQERYGLRADLTTLGKIIGGGMPLAAYGGREDVMNVVAPLGPVYQAGTLSGNPVAVAAGLATIERLVPEVYEKVERLGAALEAGFKDAAAKAGVPATVQRVGSMITLFFNDKPVRSWAEASQSDTKRFATWHAGMLSRGIYWPPSQYEAAFLSAAHTDEDITRTVEAARASLS, encoded by the coding sequence ATGTCCGACACGATCTCTCAGGCCCTCTTCGAGCGCGCTCGCGCCGTCATCCCCGGCGGCGTCAACAGCCCCGTCCGCGCCTTCCGCGCTGTCGGCGGGAACCCCGTGTTCATCGCGCGCGCCAAGGGTGCGCGTGTCTTCGGCGAAGATGGCAGCGAGTACGTCGATTACGTCGGCTCGTGGGGCCCGGCGCTGCTCGGCCACGCGCACCCCGACGTGATCCGCGCCGTGCAGGAGGCCGCGGAAGGCGGGCTCTCGTTTGGTGCGCCAACGTCCCGCGAGGTGCGCTTCGCCGAGGCCGTGCGCGCGCTTTACCCGGGCATCGAGAAGCTCCGCTGCGTGTCCTCCGGCACCGAAGCGACGATGAGCGCAATCCGCGTGGCGCGTGGTTTCACGCGTCGCGACGTCATCGTGAAGTTCGAGGGCTGCTACCACGGTCACGCCGATCACTTGCTGGTCAAAGCAGGGAGCGGCCTCGCAACGTTCGGCGTCCCCGATTCGGGTGGTGTGCCCGAGGGCACCGCGAAGACGACGTTGACGCTCGCGTTCAACGACATCCCGGCGCTCGAAGCGCTCTTCGCGGCCCGCGGCGGCGAGATCGCGGCCGTCATCGTGGAGCCCGTCGTCGGCAACATGGGCTGCGTGCCGCCCGAGCCCGGCTTCCTCGAAGCGATCATCGCCCTCTGCCGCAAGCACGGCGCGCTCTCGATCTTCGACGAGGTGATGACGGGCTGCCGCCTCGCGCGCGGCGGCGCGCAGGAGCGCTACGGCCTGCGCGCGGATCTCACGACGCTCGGCAAGATCATCGGCGGCGGCATGCCGCTCGCCGCCTACGGCGGCCGGGAAGACGTGATGAACGTGGTCGCGCCGCTCGGGCCCGTGTACCAGGCCGGTACGCTGAGCGGAAACCCCGTCGCGGTCGCGGCCGGGCTCGCGACGATCGAGCGGCTCGTGCCCGAGGTGTACGAGAAGGTCGAGCGGCTCGGCGCCGCGCTCGAAGCGGGCTTCAAGGACGCGGCCGCGAAGGCGGGCGTGCCGGCCACGGTGCAGCGCGTGGGCTCGATGATCACGCTGTTCTTCAACGACAAACCCGTGCGCTCGTGGGCCGAAGCCTCGCAGAGCGACACGAAGCGCTTCGCGACCTGGCACGCGGGCATGCTCTCGCGGGGCATTTACTGGCCTCCGTCGCAATACGAGGCGGCGTTCCTCTCGGCGGCGCACACCGACGAAGACATCACGCGCACGGTCGAAGCCGCGCGCGCGTCGCTCAGCTGA
- a CDS encoding alpha/beta hydrolase yields MSRVRPLVDLRTMIELGRWLGPWTDGQAAPHDVTREELSLEGRRAVDRAFSAFVYRSRRHAPVGSLLLVPGLHYLGPLDPRMDRFARILANAGLTVLAPRLPDFTSLVLGEGVFDDLSRAFSALLALPGRPPGRPGVFSISFGSLPSLWLAARSGLASEVGTLIVFGGYADFGDTLRFCIHGRPGAAHDPLNRPVVFMNLLPWLDDKPDDPAPLVAALRKYVEATWGRPEMKVDGKWQAIARAVADELAPAHRPLFFAATGVSGDTKALVDAALGRSGDAFTWLDPGPLLGDIRCPVHFIHGADDDVIPYEQAFALAKRLPAGGCQGIYVTGLYGHTHKADAGTTLRDVPALVREGATLLKMLSAVARCGGG; encoded by the coding sequence ATGTCGCGCGTGCGGCCGCTCGTGGATCTGCGGACGATGATCGAGCTCGGGCGCTGGCTCGGTCCCTGGACGGACGGGCAGGCAGCGCCCCATGACGTCACGCGCGAAGAGCTCTCTCTCGAAGGTCGCCGCGCCGTGGATCGCGCGTTTTCAGCCTTCGTGTATCGATCCCGGCGTCACGCGCCGGTGGGCTCGCTGCTGCTCGTGCCGGGCCTCCATTACCTCGGCCCGCTCGATCCGCGGATGGACCGCTTCGCGCGGATCCTCGCGAACGCAGGCCTCACGGTGCTCGCGCCGCGTTTGCCCGATTTCACGTCGCTCGTGCTCGGCGAAGGTGTCTTCGACGACCTTTCGCGGGCATTTTCAGCGCTGCTCGCGCTCCCGGGCCGCCCGCCGGGTCGGCCGGGCGTCTTCAGCATTTCGTTCGGCTCACTCCCCTCGCTCTGGCTCGCGGCGCGCTCGGGCCTCGCCTCCGAGGTGGGAACCTTGATCGTCTTCGGCGGATATGCCGATTTCGGGGACACGCTTCGATTCTGCATCCACGGCCGCCCCGGCGCCGCGCACGACCCGCTGAACCGCCCCGTCGTGTTCATGAACCTCCTGCCCTGGCTCGACGACAAACCCGACGATCCCGCGCCGCTCGTCGCCGCGCTGCGGAAATACGTGGAGGCGACGTGGGGGCGGCCCGAAATGAAGGTCGACGGGAAATGGCAAGCCATTGCGCGAGCGGTCGCAGACGAACTCGCGCCGGCGCATCGGCCCTTGTTTTTCGCCGCGACGGGCGTCTCGGGTGACACGAAGGCGCTCGTCGACGCGGCGCTCGGCCGATCGGGCGACGCATTCACGTGGCTCGATCCCGGCCCGCTGCTCGGGGACATCCGCTGCCCCGTTCATTTCATCCACGGCGCGGACGACGACGTGATCCCGTACGAGCAAGCGTTCGCCCTGGCCAAACGCCTGCCCGCGGGCGGTTGTCAGGGCATTTACGTGACGGGGCTGTACGGGCATACGCACAAGGCGGACGCGGGGACGACGCTGCGCGACGTGCCCGCGCTCGTGCGGGAAGGGGCGACGCTTTTGAAGATGCTGTCGGCGGTGGCGCGTTGTGGGGGTGGGTGA
- a CDS encoding flavin monoamine oxidase family protein, producing MSRLLQISRAARQTGIPASEILAMQRERAALPRRRFLEMSAAALTLPIAASACGGEDPPKPPPAGEPTIAIVGGGIAGLHCAYRLKKLGVTATVYEASKRIGGRMYSDRATFPDGQHCELGGELIDTGHETMHDLAAELGIDLLDYKEDDPGLEHLVAHIGGTKLTEAEILSGFEPIAAKIDEALATLTDQEDLFVYYDKPNGGEALDALSLSAWLDQIGASGPVRTLLEVAYNIEYGLEPDVTNVLNMMFLISTDTSSFEVFGDSDELFHAKDGNDAFPTRLAEDLNPEQIELEAALVSLREEADGRYVLTFSRGSGTFEVTADHVVLALPFTKLREVTLDVELPEVKKRAIDELGYGTNAKLMVGFSSRPWRDAGSNGETFSDLPYQSSWETSRLQPGASGILTNFVGGDRGVQIGMGTPEERAAEFLNEIDQVFPGTKAAHNDKVARFHWPTQPFTLGSYSAYKVGQYTTITGAESLRVRNIHFAGEHTSLDAQGYMEGGALSGAIVADEIAGDLGISTQKLLRGQEERPRSLWLPGDRILSRARAARTHRRWKTARRRAR from the coding sequence TTGTCCCGCCTCCTCCAGATCAGCCGGGCCGCGCGCCAGACCGGCATCCCCGCATCCGAGATCCTCGCGATGCAGCGCGAGCGCGCAGCCTTGCCGCGCCGTCGTTTCCTGGAGATGAGCGCCGCGGCGCTCACCTTGCCGATCGCGGCGAGCGCGTGTGGAGGCGAAGATCCTCCGAAGCCGCCGCCCGCCGGCGAGCCGACGATCGCCATCGTGGGCGGCGGCATCGCGGGCCTGCACTGCGCGTATCGGCTGAAGAAGCTCGGCGTCACGGCGACCGTGTACGAGGCTTCGAAGCGCATCGGCGGCCGCATGTACAGCGACCGCGCGACGTTCCCTGACGGCCAGCACTGCGAGCTCGGCGGCGAGCTCATCGACACGGGCCACGAGACGATGCACGACCTCGCGGCCGAGCTCGGGATCGACCTGCTCGATTACAAGGAAGACGATCCGGGCCTCGAACACCTCGTCGCCCACATCGGGGGCACGAAGCTCACGGAGGCCGAGATCCTGTCGGGATTCGAGCCCATCGCAGCGAAGATCGACGAGGCCCTCGCGACGCTCACCGATCAGGAAGACCTCTTCGTTTATTACGACAAACCGAACGGCGGCGAAGCGCTCGACGCGCTCTCGCTCTCGGCGTGGCTCGATCAGATCGGGGCGAGCGGGCCGGTGCGGACGTTGCTCGAGGTCGCGTACAACATCGAGTACGGCCTCGAGCCCGACGTGACGAACGTGCTCAACATGATGTTCCTGATCTCGACGGACACCTCGTCCTTCGAGGTCTTCGGCGACAGCGACGAACTCTTCCACGCGAAGGACGGCAACGACGCGTTCCCCACGCGCCTCGCCGAGGACCTGAACCCCGAGCAGATCGAGCTCGAAGCGGCGCTCGTCTCGCTCCGCGAGGAGGCGGACGGGCGGTACGTGCTCACGTTCTCGCGCGGGAGCGGCACGTTCGAGGTCACGGCCGATCACGTGGTGCTCGCGCTCCCGTTCACGAAGCTGCGCGAGGTGACGCTCGACGTCGAGTTGCCCGAGGTGAAGAAGCGCGCCATCGACGAGCTCGGCTACGGCACGAACGCGAAGTTGATGGTGGGTTTTTCCTCGCGCCCGTGGCGCGACGCCGGGTCGAATGGCGAGACGTTCTCGGATCTGCCGTACCAGTCGTCGTGGGAGACGAGCCGCCTGCAGCCGGGCGCGAGCGGCATCCTGACGAATTTCGTCGGCGGCGATCGAGGCGTTCAGATCGGCATGGGCACCCCCGAGGAGCGCGCGGCCGAGTTCCTGAATGAAATCGACCAGGTTTTTCCTGGAACCAAAGCGGCCCACAACGACAAGGTCGCGCGGTTCCACTGGCCGACGCAGCCGTTCACGCTGGGGAGCTATTCGGCCTACAAGGTCGGGCAATACACGACGATCACCGGGGCCGAGTCGCTGCGGGTCCGGAACATCCATTTCGCCGGCGAACACACGAGCCTCGACGCGCAAGGCTACATGGAGGGAGGCGCGCTCTCGGGGGCCATCGTCGCGGACGAGATCGCTGGGGATCTCGGGATCTCGACGCAAAAGCTCTTGCGCGGGCAGGAGGAGCGGCCGCGATCGTTGTGGCTGCCGGGTGACCGCATTCTCTCGCGGGCGCGGGCGGCGCGCACGCATCGACGGTGGAAGACGGCCCGGCGTCGGGCGCGCTGA
- a CDS encoding DUF2726 domain-containing protein, whose product MNGNLKKLVHHTEEAVSFGLSTVCKRLGAGVLMRVKAQDVFRTEGNGLSEELLQFVSRATFDFVAVDAERMPLFVVQYDGTSHPTDVASVKQQQENEICRKLLLPLVRVHAFHLSKKHHSVEIMTLMLESWFASKGMPSGGEKSRSFRSGEIDLFGTAGPGSTASLSATSAADFDPTSGALGDVRKNIRRIYESGKCKSPVASSVIGVDAAGNFHAVGFVRVTDEAVASSKIAMRNQLFPATTNTLVDEMLLYELYQELLECIRGRGRLVSRAELGATIAAFRMRYKVKAIPPSMPPGSF is encoded by the coding sequence ATGAACGGAAACCTGAAGAAGCTCGTTCACCACACCGAAGAGGCAGTAAGCTTCGGACTTTCGACCGTTTGCAAGAGGCTCGGCGCCGGCGTGCTCATGCGCGTCAAGGCGCAGGACGTCTTTCGAACGGAGGGCAACGGGCTTTCGGAGGAGCTCCTCCAGTTCGTCTCCCGCGCCACGTTTGACTTCGTCGCGGTGGATGCCGAGCGCATGCCGCTCTTCGTCGTCCAGTACGACGGCACCTCGCACCCGACGGACGTCGCGAGCGTCAAGCAGCAGCAGGAGAACGAGATCTGCCGCAAGCTACTCCTGCCGCTCGTGCGTGTGCACGCCTTCCACCTCTCGAAGAAGCACCACAGCGTCGAGATCATGACGTTGATGCTCGAGAGCTGGTTCGCCTCGAAGGGCATGCCGAGCGGCGGGGAGAAGTCGCGCTCATTCCGCAGCGGCGAGATCGATCTCTTCGGCACCGCGGGGCCCGGCTCGACGGCGTCGCTCTCGGCCACCTCCGCGGCTGATTTTGATCCGACCTCGGGCGCGCTCGGCGACGTGCGCAAGAACATCCGCCGCATCTACGAGTCGGGCAAATGCAAGAGCCCCGTCGCGTCCTCTGTGATCGGCGTCGACGCGGCCGGCAACTTCCACGCCGTCGGGTTCGTCCGCGTCACCGACGAGGCCGTGGCGAGCTCGAAGATCGCCATGCGCAACCAGCTCTTCCCCGCGACGACGAACACGCTCGTCGACGAGATGCTCCTCTACGAGCTCTATCAAGAGCTGCTCGAATGCATCCGCGGCCGCGGCCGCCTCGTCTCGCGCGCCGAGCTCGGCGCCACGATCGCGGCCTTCCGCATGCGTTACAAGGTCAAGGCCATCCCGCCGAGCATGCCGCCTGGCTCTTTCTGA
- a CDS encoding PEGA domain-containing protein, which produces MNIECPLPASLTRVFAVSALVIVSVCPRRALGEEQPRDPAAAEALYLSGRKLVTDGNWAEGCAKFEASMELNPAASTLINIAKCREHEGKLTQALVDYRRAVQLNQDTLGEERKKQLEQVAKDGIAEIEPRLARVELVVNARPEGLEVARDGIRLPLAALGETIPLDPGKHMFEASAPGFETIEKNIELAEGQKATVELALVPAAAAVKKPAPPPPGKPNPPPTSGGVPAWAFVAGGFGLVAVGAGVYFRFDQMAAEERIQANCPGTPPVCDPTKEYRPDDDNTRKDRSFYLFVGLTAVGAVGIGAAVVGIARGLSQKKPQAQSLHVVPYIGRGDGGLVLQGAF; this is translated from the coding sequence ATGAATATTGAATGTCCGCTCCCGGCGTCGCTCACGCGAGTGTTCGCCGTCTCCGCGCTGGTGATCGTCTCGGTGTGCCCCAGGCGCGCGCTCGGTGAGGAACAGCCTCGGGATCCTGCGGCGGCCGAGGCGCTCTACCTGAGCGGGCGCAAGCTCGTGACCGACGGCAACTGGGCCGAGGGCTGCGCGAAGTTCGAGGCGAGCATGGAGCTGAACCCCGCGGCGAGCACGCTGATCAACATCGCGAAATGCCGCGAGCACGAGGGCAAGCTGACGCAGGCGCTCGTCGACTACCGCCGCGCGGTGCAGCTCAACCAGGACACGCTCGGCGAGGAGCGCAAGAAGCAGCTCGAACAGGTGGCGAAGGACGGGATCGCGGAGATCGAGCCGCGCCTCGCGCGCGTGGAGCTCGTGGTGAACGCGCGGCCCGAGGGGCTCGAGGTCGCGCGCGACGGGATCCGCCTGCCGCTCGCGGCGCTCGGCGAGACGATCCCGCTCGACCCGGGCAAACACATGTTCGAGGCGAGCGCCCCGGGCTTCGAGACGATCGAAAAAAACATCGAGCTGGCGGAAGGCCAGAAGGCGACGGTGGAGCTCGCGCTCGTGCCCGCCGCGGCGGCCGTGAAGAAGCCGGCCCCGCCGCCCCCGGGCAAACCCAACCCGCCCCCGACCTCGGGCGGCGTGCCGGCCTGGGCGTTCGTCGCGGGCGGGTTCGGGCTCGTGGCGGTCGGCGCCGGCGTGTACTTCCGCTTCGATCAGATGGCGGCCGAGGAGAGGATCCAGGCGAACTGCCCGGGTACGCCGCCCGTTTGTGATCCCACGAAAGAGTACCGACCCGACGACGACAACACGCGCAAGGACCGAAGCTTCTACCTCTTCGTGGGCCTGACGGCGGTCGGCGCGGTGGGGATCGGGGCGGCGGTGGTCGGCATCGCGCGCGGGCTCTCGCAGAAGAAGCCACAGGCGCAGAGCCTGCACGTCGTGCCCTACATCGGGCGCGGCGACGGCGGGCTCGTGCTCCAGGGAGCGTTCTGA
- a CDS encoding serine/threonine protein kinase → MAGDRDADIAVLATGALFHGAYEVVRCIKAGGMGAVYEVLQKNTERRRALKVMLPSLVSDPEMRARFELEAKIAAGIESEHIVETLDAGVDEATGMPFIVMELLKGEEIGALLKVRKRLPPEEVVTLLHQAALALDRTHAAGIIHRDLKPENLFLTRRDDGSPRLKILDFGVAKIVADGTGSSNTTKSVGSPLYMAPEQIAGEAIGPHVDRYSLAHIAFTMLVGKPYWARERKSAQGLYPYLMLVARGAQVPASERAKELGVSLPPAFDGWFSRATALDTSTRFDGSVTMVAALADAFEVKPPAASAPPPGTRAVLPSIVLEPARELPLSLPPPADGVITATAPPIPAHVAAIEASGPSPLPSSLEPPPESTSPGADPSAPALTRSSGEPLSSPAEPRSRRRSSVTPLFALVLLFAGVGAVGAAFAFWPKGGPLGTLPLSSPTMAPTPRSGPTASSPAPAAVVPAAHASAEPTTSPEPPASASAAPAGEPLPSSSSATPVASAASSDKPVSPLPSTSGWNRGKPAGTGTSKTPPKGKNPLDEY, encoded by the coding sequence ATGGCCGGGGATCGAGATGCGGACATCGCCGTCCTCGCGACGGGCGCCCTCTTTCACGGCGCCTACGAGGTCGTGCGCTGCATCAAGGCCGGCGGCATGGGCGCGGTGTACGAGGTTTTGCAGAAGAACACCGAGCGACGCCGCGCGTTGAAGGTGATGCTGCCGAGCCTCGTGAGCGACCCCGAGATGCGCGCCCGCTTCGAGCTCGAAGCCAAGATCGCGGCCGGGATCGAGAGCGAGCACATCGTCGAGACGCTCGACGCCGGCGTGGACGAAGCGACCGGCATGCCGTTCATCGTGATGGAACTCCTCAAGGGCGAGGAGATCGGCGCCCTGCTCAAGGTGCGCAAGCGCCTGCCGCCCGAGGAGGTCGTCACGCTCCTGCACCAGGCCGCGCTCGCGCTTGATCGCACGCACGCCGCCGGCATCATCCACCGCGATCTCAAGCCGGAAAACCTGTTCCTGACGCGCCGGGACGATGGATCGCCGCGCCTCAAGATCCTGGATTTCGGCGTGGCGAAAATCGTGGCCGACGGAACAGGAAGCTCGAACACGACGAAGAGCGTCGGTTCGCCGCTCTACATGGCCCCCGAGCAAATTGCCGGGGAGGCCATCGGGCCCCACGTCGATCGGTATTCGCTCGCCCACATCGCGTTCACGATGCTCGTCGGAAAACCGTACTGGGCGCGTGAACGCAAGTCCGCCCAGGGGCTTTATCCCTACCTGATGCTGGTGGCGCGTGGCGCGCAGGTGCCGGCGAGCGAGCGCGCGAAGGAGCTCGGCGTGAGCTTACCCCCCGCGTTCGACGGCTGGTTCTCCCGGGCCACCGCGCTCGACACGAGCACGCGTTTCGACGGCTCGGTGACCATGGTCGCTGCGCTCGCGGACGCCTTCGAGGTCAAACCCCCCGCGGCCTCGGCCCCGCCGCCCGGCACGCGCGCGGTGCTGCCTTCGATCGTGCTCGAACCGGCGCGTGAACTACCGCTCTCCCTGCCGCCGCCGGCCGACGGCGTCATCACCGCGACCGCGCCGCCCATCCCCGCGCACGTCGCGGCCATTGAGGCGAGCGGGCCCTCCCCCCTGCCTTCGTCGCTGGAGCCGCCCCCCGAGTCGACATCGCCCGGCGCGGACCCTTCGGCGCCGGCGCTGACCCGTTCGAGCGGCGAGCCGCTGAGCTCTCCGGCGGAGCCGCGGTCCAGGCGGCGCTCGTCGGTCACGCCCCTCTTCGCGCTCGTGCTGCTCTTCGCGGGCGTGGGCGCGGTCGGCGCCGCGTTCGCGTTCTGGCCCAAGGGCGGGCCGCTCGGGACCTTGCCCTTGTCCTCGCCCACCATGGCGCCGACGCCGAGGTCCGGGCCGACGGCCTCGTCCCCGGCGCCCGCGGCCGTCGTCCCCGCCGCGCACGCCAGCGCCGAGCCGACCACGAGCCCGGAGCCTCCGGCCTCCGCGTCGGCCGCGCCCGCCGGGGAGCCTCTGCCCTCGTCGTCGTCGGCCACGCCCGTCGCGTCGGCCGCGTCCTCGGACAAACCCGTCTCTCCGCTCCCCTCGACCAGCGGGTGGAACCGCGGCAAGCCCGCGGGCACCGGCACGTCGAAGACCCCACCCAAGGGGAAAAACCCGCTCGATGAATATTGA
- a CDS encoding SCE4755 family polysaccharide monooxygenase-like protein → MNSRASALLAFAAVLFAGSSAFAHAVLMNPQPLTNDDNAKSGPCGCYFGAGPEDPAEDSSASACPASGYKVSDLVVGQTVQVTWKETVNHNGKFRVAISTKSIDTVKRADLDASVFYEGADANSQSGGLVSTTITVPDTPCENCVLQLRQYMEGASKPYYYSCAAINIVDPNASGSSSSSSTAASSSSSTGAGGAGGAGGGGMGGSIPDDVGPGPAPFQENQPSGICSASPSAPGSPAALALVLAGLVARVARKKTRR, encoded by the coding sequence ATGAATTCCCGAGCTTCTGCCCTTCTCGCCTTCGCCGCGGTTCTTTTCGCCGGTTCGAGCGCGTTTGCCCACGCCGTGCTGATGAACCCGCAACCCCTCACGAACGACGACAACGCGAAGAGCGGCCCGTGTGGCTGCTACTTCGGCGCCGGGCCCGAGGACCCCGCCGAAGATAGCTCCGCCTCGGCGTGCCCGGCCTCGGGCTACAAGGTCAGCGACCTCGTCGTGGGACAGACCGTCCAGGTCACGTGGAAGGAGACGGTCAACCACAACGGCAAGTTCCGCGTGGCGATCTCGACGAAGTCGATCGACACGGTCAAGCGCGCCGATCTCGACGCTTCGGTGTTTTACGAGGGCGCCGACGCGAATTCACAGTCGGGCGGGCTCGTGAGCACGACGATCACGGTGCCCGACACGCCTTGCGAGAACTGCGTGCTCCAGCTCCGCCAGTACATGGAAGGCGCCTCGAAGCCTTATTACTACTCCTGCGCCGCCATCAACATCGTCGACCCGAACGCGAGCGGCAGCAGCTCGTCGAGCTCGACGGCGGCTTCGTCCTCGAGCTCGACCGGCGCAGGTGGCGCGGGCGGCGCGGGCGGCGGCGGCATGGGCGGCTCGATCCCGGACGACGTCGGCCCCGGCCCCGCGCCTTTCCAGGAGAACCAGCCGTCCGGGATTTGCAGCGCTTCGCCTTCGGCGCCCGGATCTCCCGCCGCGCTCGCGCTCGTCCTCGCCGGCCTCGTGGCCCGCGTGGCGCGCAAGAAGACGCGGCGGTGA